A portion of the Manihot esculenta cultivar AM560-2 chromosome 2, M.esculenta_v8, whole genome shotgun sequence genome contains these proteins:
- the LOC110609152 gene encoding uncharacterized WD repeat-containing protein C2A9.03 isoform X2 yields MLRNLLWATSKHDVYLMQNYSVMHWSSLLRRGKEVLNVAKPIVPTLERPGLLSQTLSRVQISTMAVKENFLVAGGFQGELICKHLNQPGVAFCTKITTDENAITNAVDVYHNQSGSIRITTANNDALVRVYDAERFACLNRFTFDWSVNNTSVSPDGKLLAVLGDSTECLLTDAHSGKLVGNLKGHLDYSFASAWHPDGRILATGNQDTTCRLWDIRNLSKSLAVLKGNMGAIRALSFTSDGRFLAMAEPADFVHVFDTESGYVKCQEIDIFGEIAGISFSPDAVALFVGVADRTYGSLLEFNRKNYNCYLDSVF; encoded by the exons CTGAGGAACCTGCTATGGGCAACATCAAAGCATGATGTGTACCTTATGCAAAATTACTCGGTAATGCATTGGTCATCACTACTCCGCAGAGGCAAAGAAGTACTCAATGTGGCTAAACCAATTGTTCCTACCCTG GAACGTCCAGGATTGTTGTCTCAGACACTCTCAAGAGTGCAAATAAGCACTATGGCTGTTAAAGAGAACTTCTTAGTTGCTGGTGGTTTTCAGGGAGAGCTTATCTGCAAG CATTTGAATCAACCTGGAGTTGCATTCTGTACAAAAATAACAACAGATGAGAATGCCATTACAAATGCAGTTGATGTATACCATAACCAAAG TGGCTCAATAAGGATTACAACTGCAAACAATGATGCTCTTGTTAGAGTTTATGATGCTGAAAGATTTGCTTGCCTAAATCGTTTCACCTTTGATTGGTCTGTAAAT AACACCTCTGTTAGCCCGGATGGTAAATTACTTGCAGTCCTTGGGGACAGTACAGAGTGCTTGCTCACTGATGCCCATTCTGGGAAGTTGGTTGGTAACCTGAAAGGTCATTTGGACTATTCTTTTGCATCAGCTTGGCACCCTGATGGACGAATTTTGGCCACTGGCAATCAAGATACTACATGTAGGCTGTGGGATATAAGGAATCTATCCAAGTCCTTGGCCGTGTTGAAAGGAAATATGGGTGCAATAAGAGCACTGAGTTTCACTTCAGATGGCCGGTTTTTGGCAATGGCCGAGCCTGCAGACTTTGTTCATGTGTTCGATACAGAATCAGGGTATGTGAAGTGCCAGGAGATAGACATTTTTGGGGAGATTGCTGGTATATCCTTCAGCCCTGATGCAGTAGCTCTTTTTGTAGGGGTTGCTGACCGCACTTATGGTAGCTTGTTAGAATTTAACAGAAAGAACTACAACTGTTATTTGGACTCTGTGTTCTAG